In a genomic window of Gossypium arboreum isolate Shixiya-1 chromosome 7, ASM2569848v2, whole genome shotgun sequence:
- the LOC108468206 gene encoding 2-oxoglutarate-dependent dioxygenase DAO-like: protein MDKTQSIPTIDLSDFPAQYEKLRRSSEEWGCFRVVNHNIPFELMQEMKKVVRSLLDLPIQIKQNNVDVIAGSGYWAPSPKNPLYEALGLYDMASSQAIHTFCSQLDASPSQRDTVAKYAKAIHEVIMDIGGKIAESMGLKGDYCKEWPCQFRINKYHFTPQSVGSAGVQLHTDSGFLTILQDDENVGGLEVMDKSGEFVAVDPLPGSLLVNLGDMATVWSNGRLHTVKHRVQCKEAKTRVSIATFLLGPKEEAVDPPPELVDSDHPRLYNSFTYEEYRKLRLSTKLQAGEALALVRT, encoded by the exons atggataaAACCCAGAGTATTCCAACCATTGATCTTTCAGATTTTCCAGCACAGTATGAGAAACTAAGGCGATCATCTGAAGAATGGGGTTGTTTCAGGGTAGTCAACCACAACATCCCTTTTGAATTGATGCAGGAAATGAAGAAAGTTGTGAGATCATTGCTTGACCTCCCCATCCAAATCAAGCAAAACAACGTCGATGTCATTGCCGGCAGTGGTTATTGGGCTCCCAGTCCTAAAAACCCTCTTTATGAAGCATTGGGTCTCTATGATATGGCCTCCTCCCAGGCTATTCATACCTTCTGCTCTCAGTTGGATGCCTCTCCTTCACAAAG AGACACAGTAGCGAAGTATGCTAAAGCAATACATGAGGTAATCATGGATATAGGTGGAAAAATAGCAGAGAGTATGGGATTGAAGGGTGATTACTGCAAGGAATGGCCTTGCCAATTTAGGATAAATAAGTACCATTTCACCCCTCAATCTGTAGGCTCGGCTGGGGTCCAATTACACACTGATTCTGGCTTCTTAACAATACTTCAAGACGATGAGAATGTTGGTGGACTTGAAGTGATGGACAAATCTGGTGAATTTGTAGCTGTTGATCCCTTGCCTGGCAGCCTCCTTGTCAATCTTGGGGATATGGCCACG GTATGGAGCAATGGAAGGTTACACACGGTGAAGCATAGAGTGCAATGCAAGGAGGCGAAAACTAGAGTGTCGATCGCCACGTTCCTCTTGGGACCGAAAGAGGAAGCGGTGGATCCGCCACCGGAACTGGTGGATTCGGACCACCCGCGACTTTACAACTCGTTCACGTACGAGGAGTACAGGAAGCTGCGGCTGTCGACGAAATTGCAAGCTGGTGAGGCTCTTGCACTTGTTCGTACCTGA